In the Terriglobus sp. RCC_193 genome, CGCCTTTCATGAGGGCACCGTCACCGTCACCGTGCCCGATACAGTATGGCAACGTCAGCTTGAAATGATCCACGGACAACTGCGCGGCGACCTGGCCAGCATCAGCCGCATCCCTGTGACCGATATACTTTTTGTGTTGCCTGAAAACGCCGTCGCGCCACCGCGTCCGGCAGTACCAAGGCCCGCCAGAAAGAAACGATGACCGAGACATTCGATCCGAACGAAGCGCCCGCAGCCGTGCCACACCCTGAAACCGCAGCCGTTACGCTGGACGACGTGCGCCACGTGGCCGCGCTGGCCAACCTGCAACTCACCGCCGAAGAAGAGCCACGCATGCAGCACGACCTGAATGCCATCCTGGAGCACGTAGCCCAGTTGCAGAAGCTGAACACAGACGGCGTGGAACCCATGGCGCAGGTAGGACAACTGCTGCAGAAGGCCCCGGCGCTGGGCGGCAGTTCGCTGCGCCCGGATGCAGTGAAACCCTCCGTGGACCGCACCGTGGTGATGGAAGAAGCACCGGACACCGATGGCCGCTTCTTCAAAGTGCCCAAGGTAATTGAACGGTAAAGCAGCCCTCGGCTATCAGCTTTGGCTTTTAGCTGGTTCCCTGTCGCCGCTTGCAATACACGATCCAAATCGAGGTCGCCTTGCGACCAACAAGCTAAGAGCTAAAAGCTAGAGGCTAAAAGCTACATGAAGACCATCCCAGAGATTCGCGCCGCCATTCTCAACGGCGACACCACGGCCTCCGCCATTGCAGCGGACTACCTCTCGCGCATTCGTACCGGCGACCAGATAGCCGGGCAGGAAATCAACAGTTTCCTTTCGCTGGCGGAAGAACGCGCACTGCGCCAGGCCGAACACATTGACGAACTGGTGAAGACGGGCGCGAAACTGCCACCACTCGCCGGCATTCCTATCGGCATCAAGGACGTGCTGACGATGGTGGGCGCACCGGCTACCGCTGGTTCTGCCATCCTGAAGAACTATCACCCGCCGTACGACGCCACCGCTGTTGCCAAACTCGACACTGCAGGCGCGCTGCTGCTGGGCAAACTGAACTGCGACGAGTTCGCCATGGGCGGCAGCAATGAGAACAGCGCCTATGGTCCTGTACGCAATCCGCGTGCTCTGGATCGCGTTCCCGGCGGCTCATCAGGCGGTTCCGCGGCGGCAGTGGCTGCGGATTTCTGTTCCATCTCGCTCGGTACGGACACGGGCGGCTCGGTGCGTCAGCCAGCAGCTTTCTGTGGAGTCGTTGGCCTGCTGCCGACCTACGGACGCATCTCACGCTATGGTCTGATCGCCTTCGCCAGTTCACTGGATCGCGTTGGCCCCATGGCGCATTCCGTGCAGGACATCGCCACCGTGCTGGGCATTCTTGCAGGCCCGGACACCATGGACTCCACCAGTTCGCAGGAACCGCTGAGCGACTACGTTGCGGAATCGAAGAAGCCTGTCGCAGGTATGACTATTGGTGTTCCGAAGGAATACTTCGCAGAGGGTCTGGATGCAGAGATCCGCGCCGCGGTGGAAAAGGTCATCGAAGACCTGAAGTCACAGGGCTGCACCATCAAACCAATCAGCCTGCCGCATACGGAATACGCCGTGCCCACGTACTACGTGTTGGCCACAGCGGAAGCCAGCAGCAATCTTTCGCGCTTTGACGGTGTGCGTTACGGGCATCGCACGGACAACCCCAGGAACCTCTCCACGCTGTACCGCGAGAGCCGCGAAGAAGGCTTCGGCGCAGAGGTCAAGCGCCGCATCCTGCTCGGCACGTATTCGCTTTCGGCGGGTTATTACGATGCG is a window encoding:
- the gatA gene encoding Asp-tRNA(Asn)/Glu-tRNA(Gln) amidotransferase subunit GatA — translated: MKTIPEIRAAILNGDTTASAIAADYLSRIRTGDQIAGQEINSFLSLAEERALRQAEHIDELVKTGAKLPPLAGIPIGIKDVLTMVGAPATAGSAILKNYHPPYDATAVAKLDTAGALLLGKLNCDEFAMGGSNENSAYGPVRNPRALDRVPGGSSGGSAAAVAADFCSISLGTDTGGSVRQPAAFCGVVGLLPTYGRISRYGLIAFASSLDRVGPMAHSVQDIATVLGILAGPDTMDSTSSQEPLSDYVAESKKPVAGMTIGVPKEYFAEGLDAEIRAAVEKVIEDLKSQGCTIKPISLPHTEYAVPTYYVLATAEASSNLSRFDGVRYGHRTDNPRNLSTLYRESREEGFGAEVKRRILLGTYSLSAGYYDAYYRKAQQVRTLIAQDFVKAFADVDAIVAPMTPTPAWKLGEMADDPISMYLADIYTVAASLAGICGISVPCGETKDGLPIGVQLLAGHFQEGKLLRVAQAVEDTQKNRK
- the gatC gene encoding Asp-tRNA(Asn)/Glu-tRNA(Gln) amidotransferase subunit GatC, whose protein sequence is MTETFDPNEAPAAVPHPETAAVTLDDVRHVAALANLQLTAEEEPRMQHDLNAILEHVAQLQKLNTDGVEPMAQVGQLLQKAPALGGSSLRPDAVKPSVDRTVVMEEAPDTDGRFFKVPKVIER
- a CDS encoding DciA family protein; translated protein: MQAMRDILRTSLAKSLDALTPLDRLGAAWAVAAGHGTASRTTVTAFHEGTVTVTVPDTVWQRQLEMIHGQLRGDLASISRIPVTDILFVLPENAVAPPRPAVPRPARKKR